The Hymenobacter monticola genome has a window encoding:
- a CDS encoding CPBP family intramembrane glutamic endopeptidase has product MNVTLPSFLFFSIPSLVYWYFSKRKGLPRAEIFLRLGWTRGTSRYYWWAIGLGLFLAAVGTLVFYSGVIPHDFYKTQGTGAVYYATWHASISTFFLALLREAIVVALGEEVFFRGFLGGLLMRKFGFVKGNAIQLLLFLLPHLPIVFLLSARIWPLAMLSVTSFGWIAGWLRHRSTSIFPGWIMHSLGNATGALLAMSH; this is encoded by the coding sequence ATGAATGTCACCCTACCATCTTTCTTGTTTTTTTCCATTCCCTCGTTGGTGTACTGGTATTTCTCAAAAAGAAAAGGGCTCCCTCGCGCTGAAATATTTCTCAGGTTAGGTTGGACCAGGGGCACTAGTCGCTACTACTGGTGGGCCATCGGCTTAGGACTGTTCTTGGCTGCAGTTGGCACTTTGGTGTTCTATTCAGGGGTCATTCCCCATGATTTTTACAAAACACAAGGCACGGGAGCCGTTTACTACGCCACTTGGCACGCCAGCATTAGCACTTTTTTTCTGGCGCTGCTCCGAGAGGCGATTGTAGTAGCGCTGGGGGAAGAGGTCTTTTTTCGGGGCTTTTTGGGAGGGTTGCTGATGCGAAAGTTTGGGTTTGTAAAAGGCAATGCGATACAACTGTTATTGTTCTTGCTGCCACACTTACCCATCGTATTTTTACTCAGTGCCCGGATTTGGCCTTTAGCGATGCTCTCGGTCACCTCATTCGGATGGATTGCTGGCTGGCTGCGCCACCGCTCGACGAGCATTTTCCCTGGTTGGATAATGCACAGCCTTGGAAACGCAACAGGCGCATTACTAGCCATGAGCCATTAA
- a CDS encoding antitoxin VbhA family protein, with product MAAVERFGPAEQTPAQRQALLDEVEALKAIQGLPPLSPFGQRLYQRYVAGELSLAECSAQLRQHYAGVGLSV from the coding sequence ATGGCAGCAGTTGAACGTTTTGGCCCCGCCGAGCAGACCCCGGCGCAGCGCCAGGCGCTACTCGATGAAGTGGAAGCCCTGAAAGCCATCCAGGGCCTGCCCCCGCTGAGCCCATTCGGTCAGCGGCTTTACCAACGCTACGTTGCCGGCGAGCTGAGTTTGGCCGAGTGCAGCGCGCAGCTGCGCCAGCACTACGCGGGCGTAGGGCTTAGCGTGTAA